The Chryseobacterium geocarposphaerae genome window below encodes:
- a CDS encoding alpha/beta fold hydrolase yields the protein MKQSIFKSPEGKDKIIRAYDDAIKNAPLNLKTSVLKTTFGDTHFLEAGSQHQEIIVLLHGTSSNATSWLSDIAEYSKQYKVIAIDIIGEAGKSAETRPSYETKDFAKWLKEIFDRLNISKANIIGLSQGGWLALRFATSFPELVDRLVLLTPAGVVPTKTIFIIKAILYSLLGTTGRIKINRLVLGSQRMDQKIVAFMDLIQTNFNARIEKEYIFSDDELSRLTMPVLFIGGEQDVIRSTQEITARLQHIIDDFTIITIPEMGHVLTGLAPRIFPFLNKTKC from the coding sequence ATGAAACAATCAATCTTTAAAAGCCCTGAAGGAAAAGACAAAATTATCCGGGCTTACGATGATGCCATAAAAAATGCTCCATTGAATTTGAAAACCAGTGTGCTGAAAACAACTTTTGGGGACACCCATTTTTTGGAGGCCGGAAGCCAACACCAAGAAATCATCGTATTACTGCACGGCACATCTTCTAATGCAACGTCATGGTTATCAGACATAGCCGAATATTCAAAACAATATAAAGTCATAGCAATAGATATTATCGGAGAGGCAGGAAAGAGCGCAGAAACCAGACCTTCTTATGAAACAAAAGACTTCGCGAAATGGCTAAAAGAGATTTTTGACAGGCTCAATATCAGCAAGGCAAATATCATTGGATTATCGCAAGGAGGATGGTTGGCATTACGCTTTGCAACAAGCTTTCCTGAATTAGTCGACCGCTTAGTTTTGTTGACACCGGCGGGAGTAGTTCCTACCAAAACAATATTTATCATTAAAGCCATCCTCTATTCCCTTTTGGGAACAACTGGACGTATCAAGATTAATAGATTGGTCTTGGGAAGCCAGCGTATGGATCAAAAAATTGTAGCATTTATGGATTTAATACAAACTAATTTTAATGCGAGGATAGAAAAAGAATATATTTTTTCAGATGATGAGCTTAGCCGTTTGACAATGCCTGTGTTATTCATCGGCGGAGAACAGGATGTAATCCGCTCTACTCAGGAAATTACCGCTAGATTGCAACATATTATCGACGACTTTACCATAATAACCATTCCGGAAATGGGACATGTTTTGACTGGATTAGCACCACGAATATTTCCGTTTTTAAACAAAACCAAATGCTAA
- a CDS encoding PaaI family thioesterase — translation MTKLSILDYLNKLIKREITDGMHTHMQYPTPISKTLGIQIVEAGLGTATVQINATKEKHSNQQGTIHGGLLCELADAAIGTAHSTVIQEGETFTSVELKVNFYRPVFEDILTATASPLHSGKNLSHYQCDIFRSDGKKAAMITSTVMTLRGDEAKVR, via the coding sequence ATGACAAAACTATCGATATTAGATTACCTAAATAAATTGATAAAAAGGGAAATCACGGATGGCATGCATACACACATGCAATATCCGACACCGATATCAAAAACATTGGGGATACAAATTGTTGAAGCCGGTTTAGGTACAGCTACTGTACAGATCAATGCTACAAAAGAAAAGCACAGTAACCAACAGGGAACCATTCACGGAGGTCTGCTTTGTGAACTGGCAGACGCAGCCATCGGAACCGCACATTCTACTGTTATTCAGGAAGGCGAAACTTTTACATCCGTAGAATTGAAAGTCAATTTTTACCGACCCGTTTTCGAGGATATACTCACTGCCACAGCATCACCCTTACATAGTGGAAAAAACTTAAGTCATTATCAATGCGATATTTTCCGCAGTGATGGTAAAAAAGCCGCTATGATAACAAGTACGGTCATGACTTTAAGAGGTGATGAAGCGAAAGTACGTTAA
- a CDS encoding DinB family protein: MKKVKPQSFVRWFDRQFDSNTGSEYFDEFLQRLEHFPSVLNKLLKSCPIEASTRKMGDKWSVNENIGHLILLEDLWRIRFRDIKEGKPDMSPADLNNTATDESSFNNMLFEELIKNLASERHKTIAMLQKMSEEDLLKTSMHPRLHQPMNIIDLMYFVAEHDLHHLYTIQSIIGNMENI; this comes from the coding sequence ATGAAAAAAGTAAAGCCACAATCATTTGTCAGATGGTTCGACCGACAATTTGATTCAAACACAGGTTCGGAATATTTTGACGAATTTTTACAACGACTTGAACATTTTCCGTCTGTTCTAAATAAACTGCTGAAAAGTTGTCCTATAGAAGCTTCAACCCGAAAAATGGGAGATAAATGGTCTGTCAATGAGAATATAGGGCATTTAATCCTTTTAGAAGATCTATGGCGAATCCGTTTTAGAGATATAAAGGAAGGAAAACCAGATATGTCCCCTGCCGATTTAAACAATACAGCAACCGATGAGTCTTCTTTCAACAATATGTTGTTTGAAGAGCTTATTAAGAACCTGGCCAGCGAAAGACACAAAACAATTGCAATGCTTCAAAAAATGAGTGAAGAAGACTTGTTGAAGACAAGTATGCATCCAAGATTACATCAACCAATGAATATCATTGACCTGATGTATTTTGTTGCGGAACATGATTTGCACCATTTGTACACCATACAATCTATAATTGGAAACATGGAAAACATATAA
- a CDS encoding alpha/beta hydrolase family protein, with protein MHNKFLEGHSLNESHPKYGPAAYTAILEKLQSANSVILSEKRKPDTDPKMYAKKVILTIDSLHNYGVPYDHISIVGTSQGGYIAQYISYYAKNPDLKFVFIGSSFKNDSMNEDRKFRLYGKILSINEKTDVGAELLSRQLRFKNSDLKSFKEITLNTGLEHGFLFRAIEEWIIPAKAWINSNNL; from the coding sequence TTGCATAATAAATTTTTGGAAGGACATTCGTTAAATGAATCCCATCCTAAATACGGACCAGCGGCTTATACAGCTATTTTAGAAAAGCTTCAATCCGCAAATTCTGTCATACTATCTGAAAAAAGAAAGCCCGACACTGATCCTAAGATGTATGCAAAAAAGGTGATCCTTACAATTGACAGCTTACATAACTATGGAGTTCCTTATGACCATATTTCAATTGTCGGAACGTCTCAGGGAGGTTATATAGCTCAATACATCTCCTATTATGCCAAAAATCCAGATTTGAAATTTGTTTTTATTGGCTCAAGCTTTAAAAATGATTCAATGAACGAAGATCGAAAGTTCCGGCTGTACGGGAAGATTTTATCGATTAATGAAAAAACCGACGTCGGCGCTGAGTTATTATCAAGGCAACTTAGATTTAAAAATTCTGATTTAAAATCTTTTAAAGAGATTACCCTCAACACAGGTCTGGAACACGGCTTTTTGTTCAGGGCAATAGAGGAGTGGATAATACCTGCCAAAGCATGGATTAATAGTAATAATCTATAA
- a CDS encoding class I SAM-dependent methyltransferase, with protein MNAEDNYLEINRESWNTRTEAHINSDFYNLDAFLKGKNSLKDIELNLLGDLTAKSVLHLQCHFGQDSISLSRLGADVVGVDLSDVAIDRARELAKQSNVSTTFICSDVYDLPNHLDRQFDIVFTSYGTIGWLPDLDRWAKIISKFLKPGGTFVFVEFHPVVWMFDSGFKKIEYRYFNSGAIIETEKGTYADKEAEFEVKSIGWNHGLAEVISSLMQNGLEMNSIEEFDYSPYNNFNNSIEFEPGKFRIAHLGDKIPMVYALTASKRHLVDNEQ; from the coding sequence ATGAATGCAGAAGACAATTATTTGGAAATAAACAGGGAATCTTGGAATACCAGAACAGAAGCTCACATCAATTCTGATTTTTATAACCTGGATGCCTTTTTGAAGGGAAAAAATTCATTAAAGGATATAGAGCTTAATTTACTTGGAGATTTGACAGCAAAATCCGTATTGCACTTACAATGCCATTTCGGACAAGATAGTATCTCTTTAAGTCGCCTGGGAGCGGACGTAGTCGGCGTTGACCTTTCGGATGTAGCAATAGATCGGGCACGGGAACTGGCAAAACAGAGTAATGTTTCAACAACTTTTATCTGCAGCGATGTTTATGACCTGCCCAATCATTTGGATCGTCAGTTTGATATTGTCTTTACAAGTTACGGTACTATCGGCTGGCTTCCGGATCTGGATCGGTGGGCAAAGATCATTTCGAAATTCCTGAAACCCGGTGGTACGTTTGTTTTTGTAGAATTTCATCCGGTTGTCTGGATGTTTGATTCGGGGTTTAAAAAGATTGAATACAGATATTTTAATTCCGGAGCCATTATAGAAACCGAAAAAGGAACTTATGCAGATAAAGAAGCGGAATTTGAAGTCAAATCAATTGGCTGGAACCACGGCTTAGCCGAAGTAATAAGTAGTCTGATGCAAAATGGTTTAGAAATGAATTCCATTGAAGAATTTGATTATTCACCATACAATAATTTCAATAATTCAATTGAATTTGAACCCGGTAAGTTCAGAATTGCTCATCTAGGAGACAAAATCCCTATGGTATATGCATTGACAGCCTCAAAAAGACATCTTGTGGATAATGAACAATAA
- a CDS encoding VOC family protein, protein MIEGLYETHIQVSNLENAVQFYTQILGLEFAHYDETRPIAFLWIGENKKAMLGLWEQEGNLHKRHFAFSCSKDFILKDANTFLEKNGLKAYNFLKNGSNEPMVFAWMPALALYFDDPDGNQLEFIHILNGKSRPELGVLSYEEWQKNNSPH, encoded by the coding sequence ATGATTGAAGGATTATATGAGACACACATTCAAGTAAGCAACTTGGAAAACGCAGTTCAGTTCTATACTCAAATATTGGGACTTGAATTTGCACACTATGATGAAACCAGGCCGATTGCGTTTCTTTGGATCGGAGAAAATAAAAAGGCAATGCTCGGACTTTGGGAACAAGAAGGCAATCTCCATAAAAGACATTTTGCATTCAGCTGTTCCAAAGATTTTATTTTAAAAGATGCAAATACTTTTTTAGAGAAAAACGGATTAAAGGCGTATAATTTCCTTAAAAATGGCAGCAATGAACCAATGGTTTTTGCCTGGATGCCTGCACTTGCTCTTTATTTTGACGATCCAGACGGAAATCAACTGGAGTTTATCCATATTCTGAACGGTAAAAGTCGGCCAGAACTTGGCGTGCTCAGCTACGAAGAATGGCAAAAAAACAATTCACCTCATTAG
- a CDS encoding GNAT family N-acetyltransferase — protein MSIQIRLATTGDYPRIMEIWESAVRATHDFLLEEDLSFFKHAIPKDYLPNLEVYLFILQNQPVAFASVSEGSLEMLFVHNDYRGKGYGKSLFQFMDETKGITKVDVNEQNYQAVGFYEKLGFRKAGRSEKDGSGKDYPIIHMLR, from the coding sequence ATGTCAATACAAATCAGGCTCGCAACCACTGGAGATTATCCAAGAATTATGGAAATTTGGGAATCCGCTGTAAGAGCAACTCACGACTTTCTGCTTGAGGAAGATCTTTCTTTCTTTAAACATGCTATTCCCAAGGATTATCTGCCCAATCTCGAAGTATACCTTTTTATACTGCAAAACCAACCGGTAGCATTTGCATCGGTATCAGAAGGAAGCTTAGAAATGCTGTTTGTTCACAATGACTACCGTGGTAAAGGTTATGGAAAGAGCCTATTTCAATTTATGGATGAAACGAAAGGCATTACAAAGGTTGACGTCAATGAGCAAAATTATCAGGCCGTCGGATTTTATGAAAAATTAGGGTTCAGAAAAGCAGGAAGATCCGAAAAGGATGGCTCAGGTAAAGATTATCCGATTATTCATATGCTAAGATGA
- a CDS encoding TetR/AcrR family transcriptional regulator — protein sequence MKTTKSENTKRLIIEKTASVFNTKGYAGTSINDLMNATGLSKGCIYGNFENKDEIALNVFDHNFGKVTQHMKERILATENSIERLLVYPQTYKNYFRYSFLQAGCPILNTATEVDDTHPKLKERTQKALVFWKTSIENQIKRGIARKEIKEDTDPTEIAVIMISMIEGAFMQAKVNNHMTELKIAMSFLERLIKNLSI from the coding sequence ATGAAAACGACTAAATCTGAAAATACCAAACGACTAATTATCGAAAAAACAGCATCCGTTTTTAATACGAAAGGCTATGCAGGTACCTCCATAAATGATTTAATGAATGCCACAGGACTTTCAAAAGGTTGCATTTATGGTAATTTCGAAAACAAAGACGAGATTGCCTTGAATGTTTTTGATCACAACTTCGGTAAGGTAACTCAGCATATGAAGGAGCGCATCTTAGCAACTGAAAACTCGATAGAACGACTGCTTGTTTACCCGCAAACCTATAAAAATTATTTCAGATATTCATTTCTACAGGCCGGATGTCCAATTTTAAATACTGCTACAGAGGTTGATGATACGCATCCTAAGCTAAAAGAACGAACACAAAAAGCACTGGTATTTTGGAAAACATCAATTGAAAACCAGATTAAACGAGGTATCGCAAGAAAAGAAATAAAGGAAGATACAGACCCTACTGAAATTGCAGTGATCATGATTTCAATGATCGAAGGAGCATTCATGCAGGCAAAGGTCAACAACCATATGACAGAGCTTAAAATTGCAATGTCGTTCCTTGAAAGATTAATTAAGAATTTGAGCATATAA
- a CDS encoding DoxX family protein, with protein MNTLVLIIQGVLALFFIMPGYGKISGSKESHVADGHLKADSSIIPIRILGVLELLGCIGIVFPWILGIVPILTPIAAVCFCIIMLAGMIIHTSKKEYKMLPMLVVVCMLSALVAYYRFMGILE; from the coding sequence ATGAATACACTTGTATTAATAATTCAAGGGGTACTTGCCCTATTTTTTATAATGCCTGGTTATGGTAAAATCAGTGGCAGTAAAGAGAGCCATGTAGCAGATGGACATCTAAAAGCGGACAGCTCAATCATACCCATCAGAATACTGGGAGTTTTGGAATTACTTGGCTGTATAGGGATTGTATTTCCCTGGATTTTAGGAATAGTTCCTATCTTAACACCTATAGCTGCTGTCTGTTTTTGCATAATCATGCTTGCTGGTATGATTATTCATACTTCAAAAAAAGAGTACAAAATGCTTCCAATGTTAGTGGTTGTATGTATGCTGTCTGCTTTAGTAGCATATTATAGATTCATGGGTATATTAGAATGA
- a CDS encoding polysaccharide deacetylase family protein: MTTRRTFIKQTGALGTLSILPFTSSLGNFQERAQVSPNSKWSDGSRLVVSISMQFESGGQPDNAESPFPQNMEKGFKDLPAETWYQYGYKEGIPRMLDNWDKLGIKVTSHMVGSAVLNNPQLAKEIVERGHEAAAHGMNWSKQYNLPYEEEKKFIQDGVQAILQATGFRPVGYNANWLRRGENTLNILQELGFKYHIDDLSRDEPFIIKVKNKDFAVIPYTLRCNDIQLIAGEHYSTDQFVRQVKMEFDQLYQEAAIKRRQLSISFHDRIGGTPQMVNATEQIIRYMQQHKGVSFKRKDEIADLILKDETAIRE; encoded by the coding sequence ATGACTACAAGACGCACATTTATTAAACAAACCGGAGCCCTTGGTACGCTCAGTATATTACCTTTTACAAGCAGCCTGGGTAATTTCCAGGAAAGAGCTCAAGTAAGCCCTAATTCCAAATGGTCAGACGGTTCCCGTTTGGTTGTCTCCATATCTATGCAGTTTGAATCCGGCGGACAGCCCGACAATGCAGAAAGTCCGTTCCCACAGAACATGGAAAAGGGTTTTAAAGATCTTCCTGCCGAAACCTGGTATCAGTACGGCTATAAGGAAGGTATTCCAAGAATGCTTGATAACTGGGATAAATTAGGAATTAAAGTCACTTCACACATGGTAGGTTCAGCTGTACTTAACAACCCGCAACTGGCAAAAGAAATTGTAGAAAGAGGTCACGAAGCAGCAGCACATGGGATGAACTGGAGTAAACAATATAATCTTCCTTATGAGGAGGAAAAGAAATTCATACAGGATGGTGTCCAGGCTATTTTGCAGGCAACCGGATTCCGCCCCGTAGGTTATAATGCCAACTGGTTGCGACGTGGTGAGAATACACTCAATATTTTACAGGAGCTGGGTTTCAAATATCATATTGATGATCTTAGCAGAGATGAGCCTTTTATTATCAAAGTAAAAAATAAAGACTTTGCGGTAATACCTTATACGCTTCGCTGCAACGATATACAGTTAATTGCTGGCGAACATTACTCAACCGATCAATTTGTACGGCAGGTTAAAATGGAGTTTGATCAACTTTATCAGGAAGCAGCAATCAAGCGCAGGCAACTATCGATCAGTTTTCATGACAGAATTGGCGGAACACCGCAAATGGTGAACGCTACCGAGCAGATTATCCGCTATATGCAGCAGCACAAAGGCGTAAGTTTTAAACGGAAAGACGAAATTGCAGACCTGATCTTAAAAGACGAAACTGCGATAAGGGAATAA
- a CDS encoding DoxX family protein, with amino-acid sequence MDTTVFLLLRLGIATSMFGHGLVRLPKLNAFSEWMTTSFEKSLLPKVMVIPFSYVLPVAEFTVGLLLLIGLFTKPALIMGAVILLVLLFGTAMIENWEAIPSQLLHLAFFALLLQFIQCNSWALDKLFNQ; translated from the coding sequence ATGGATACAACAGTTTTCTTACTCCTCCGTCTGGGCATTGCCACTAGTATGTTTGGACACGGCCTTGTACGGCTACCAAAATTAAATGCTTTCAGTGAATGGATGACCACCAGTTTTGAAAAATCCCTTTTACCAAAGGTTATGGTAATACCGTTTAGTTATGTGCTGCCCGTAGCAGAATTCACAGTGGGCCTGCTTCTATTGATTGGTTTATTTACAAAACCTGCATTAATAATGGGAGCAGTCATATTGCTGGTTCTTCTTTTTGGCACAGCTATGATTGAGAACTGGGAAGCTATTCCCTCCCAGTTACTGCACCTTGCTTTTTTTGCCCTGCTGCTACAGTTTATTCAATGTAACTCATGGGCTTTAGATAAACTTTTTAATCAATAA
- a CDS encoding AraC family transcriptional regulator: MHRPFEIEMLTLDEYAAVPHKNTYFEMVFILEGKGIQVINDHELPYSRDKLFLIFPQDSHSFRIELTTSFFFIRFNENYLKTQHKEWVQKLEYIFYNHDHLPGCILKTVTDKPMVRALAEALLREQQNGGPHHQEVIQQLLNTVISIAARNIASIQTAYPYKPSHPLSMLGYVHQNIKRPAALKIEELASSFHLSPNYVGEYFKKETGESLQKYIRSYRLQMIEAALIHTNRRISEIALDFGFTDTSHLNKIFHKEYGVSPTAFRKRLFENKSN; this comes from the coding sequence TTGCACCGGCCATTTGAAATCGAGATGCTAACATTAGATGAGTACGCTGCGGTTCCTCATAAAAACACCTACTTCGAAATGGTTTTTATCTTGGAAGGAAAAGGGATTCAGGTTATCAATGATCATGAGCTTCCCTATAGTAGAGATAAACTTTTTCTAATTTTCCCACAGGATTCACATTCCTTTCGTATAGAGTTAACAACGAGTTTCTTCTTTATCCGGTTTAATGAAAACTATTTAAAAACCCAGCATAAAGAATGGGTGCAGAAACTTGAATACATCTTCTACAATCATGACCATTTGCCTGGCTGTATTCTTAAAACGGTTACCGACAAGCCAATGGTGAGAGCTTTAGCCGAGGCTCTGTTAAGGGAACAGCAAAATGGAGGTCCCCATCATCAAGAAGTTATCCAACAGTTGCTGAACACAGTTATTTCCATTGCTGCAAGAAATATTGCATCCATTCAAACGGCTTATCCCTATAAACCATCTCATCCATTATCAATGCTTGGATATGTACACCAAAATATCAAACGTCCTGCGGCACTGAAAATTGAAGAACTTGCTTCCTCATTCCATTTGTCACCAAACTATGTAGGGGAATATTTTAAAAAGGAAACAGGGGAAAGTCTGCAAAAGTATATCCGCAGCTACCGACTTCAAATGATTGAAGCTGCCCTGATACACACAAACAGGCGAATAAGTGAAATCGCACTTGACTTTGGATTTACAGATACCAGCCATCTTAACAAGATATTCCATAAAGAATATGGGGTAAGTCCAACAGCCTTTCGAAAAAGATTATTTGAAAACAAAAGTAATTAA
- a CDS encoding SDR family oxidoreductase, translating into MSKKIVLITGTNSGFGWLTAHSVAALGHKVYATMRDTQGRNADKAAALSAVENITVLDVTLTDDESVKQAVNTILDKEGTIDVLVNNAGYGMTGVAESFTVADVHTTFDINVYTPWRLMKQVLPAMRKQSDGLIINVTSGFGRVSFPFATMYAASKFALEGISEGLHYEVKRLGIDVAIVEPGAFPTEMQQKNNPASDQRVFEGYGAIADIPNKMVAALGAEMQSKKPNPQDVADAIVKLIGTEKGTRPLRTVVDPITGQYIEAANQAVAEQFAKGITVFGMDELL; encoded by the coding sequence ATGAGCAAAAAAATCGTATTAATAACCGGAACAAATAGTGGTTTTGGTTGGCTTACAGCCCATAGTGTAGCTGCCTTAGGGCATAAAGTATATGCCACAATGCGTGATACTCAAGGACGCAATGCAGATAAAGCTGCGGCACTTTCAGCTGTAGAGAATATAACCGTTTTGGATGTTACCCTGACAGATGATGAAAGCGTAAAGCAGGCAGTTAACACTATTTTGGATAAAGAAGGCACTATTGATGTGCTGGTGAACAATGCTGGTTACGGCATGACCGGTGTTGCAGAGAGCTTTACTGTGGCCGATGTGCATACTACCTTTGATATTAATGTTTATACCCCTTGGAGACTGATGAAACAGGTATTGCCTGCCATGCGTAAGCAATCTGATGGACTTATTATTAACGTTACCAGCGGCTTTGGAAGGGTATCATTTCCTTTCGCTACCATGTATGCAGCCTCAAAATTTGCGCTTGAGGGAATAAGCGAGGGCTTACATTACGAAGTAAAGCGTTTAGGTATTGATGTAGCTATTGTGGAACCGGGTGCTTTCCCAACTGAAATGCAGCAAAAAAACAATCCTGCATCTGATCAGAGGGTATTCGAGGGATATGGTGCCATTGCCGATATTCCCAATAAAATGGTTGCCGCATTGGGTGCAGAGATGCAGTCTAAAAAACCAAATCCACAGGACGTTGCCGATGCCATTGTAAAACTTATCGGTACTGAAAAAGGTACTAGACCGTTGCGTACTGTGGTTGACCCTATAACCGGTCAATACATTGAAGCAGCCAACCAGGCCGTAGCTGAGCAATTTGCAAAAGGCATAACGGTATTCGGAATGGACGAACTATTATAA
- a CDS encoding Crp/Fnr family transcriptional regulator — MEALINFILQFGDLNKQQIDFLMSKVEILEFKKHEYLSEAGKIPRYVAFVLEGVFRFCYYNNKSEEVTNYFVDEGNFVVDNDRFESQIAATEYVQAITDCKVLVFSKKNWDEISNTIVGWEMMKAKMVKKCLTLAMERRSPLVSEDATTRYLSFIEAFPNLINRIPLSYVASYLGVTQQSLSRIRRNIH; from the coding sequence ATGGAAGCTTTGATAAATTTTATCCTACAATTTGGGGACCTTAATAAACAGCAGATCGACTTTTTAATGAGCAAGGTGGAAATACTCGAATTTAAAAAACACGAATACCTATCGGAAGCAGGGAAAATACCTCGATATGTTGCGTTCGTGTTAGAAGGTGTGTTTCGCTTCTGCTATTATAACAATAAGAGTGAGGAGGTTACCAATTATTTTGTGGACGAAGGTAATTTTGTTGTTGATAACGATAGATTTGAATCGCAGATTGCAGCAACGGAATATGTACAGGCCATTACTGACTGCAAAGTACTTGTTTTTAGTAAAAAGAACTGGGATGAAATATCCAATACCATTGTAGGATGGGAAATGATGAAGGCAAAAATGGTTAAAAAATGCCTTACACTGGCCATGGAACGTCGTAGTCCATTAGTTTCAGAAGATGCCACTACACGTTACCTGTCGTTCATTGAGGCATTTCCCAATCTCATCAATCGCATCCCGCTTTCATATGTAGCTTCTTATCTAGGCGTTACTCAACAATCGTTGAGCCGCATACGCCGTAATATCCATTAA
- a CDS encoding SDR family NAD(P)-dependent oxidoreductase, giving the protein MENKQKEKVWFITGSSRGFGKIWTEAALKRGDKVVATARNINSIATLKEKYGDQVLILEVDVTNASQVQNAISKANEYFGRLDIVFNNAGYSLVGTIEESSTDEVKAMYETNIMGPIHVIQAALPILRAQGHGHILGTSSAVGIYSNPLIGYYCSSKFAFEAIYDSLSKEVAAFGIKVTLIEPGAYRTEFGSAESLKIAGKKLADYDDLKSSLMENLQKLERGNPIATPEAIFAVVDAENPPLRLLLGKNDLPHIQQIYAERIQEWETWKTISEAAQG; this is encoded by the coding sequence ATGGAAAATAAACAGAAAGAAAAAGTTTGGTTCATTACAGGATCTTCAAGAGGTTTTGGAAAAATATGGACAGAAGCCGCTTTGAAACGAGGAGACAAAGTCGTGGCTACAGCACGTAATATCAATAGTATTGCCACATTAAAAGAAAAGTATGGCGATCAGGTCTTGATTCTTGAAGTGGATGTAACCAATGCTTCACAAGTACAAAACGCTATTAGCAAGGCCAACGAATATTTTGGAAGATTGGATATTGTGTTTAATAATGCCGGATATTCTTTGGTAGGAACCATTGAAGAGAGCAGCACCGATGAGGTGAAAGCCATGTACGAAACCAATATTATGGGACCTATTCATGTGATTCAGGCAGCCTTACCTATACTGCGGGCCCAGGGTCATGGGCATATTTTGGGGACATCCAGCGCTGTTGGTATTTATAGTAATCCTCTTATTGGGTATTATTGTTCTTCAAAATTTGCTTTTGAAGCTATTTACGATAGTTTATCTAAAGAGGTTGCAGCATTTGGCATCAAAGTAACGCTGATTGAACCGGGGGCATATCGTACTGAATTTGGCAGTGCTGAATCGCTAAAAATAGCCGGCAAAAAATTAGCGGATTATGATGATTTGAAAAGCAGTTTAATGGAAAATTTACAAAAGCTGGAACGAGGAAATCCTATAGCCACTCCCGAAGCTATATTTGCTGTTGTAGATGCTGAAAACCCACCACTAAGATTACTATTGGGTAAAAATGATTTGCCACATATTCAACAAATCTATGCTGAACGCATTCAGGAATGGGAAACTTGGAAAACTATTTCAGAAGCGGCCCAAGGTTAA